In Ananas comosus cultivar F153 linkage group 10, ASM154086v1, whole genome shotgun sequence, the following proteins share a genomic window:
- the LOC109716223 gene encoding uncharacterized protein LOC109716223, which yields MVAGEERDRMMERLNEFRRCNPRIFYGKKADHWVVEKWLMHMEKLFHNTFVEERDRVWFATHHLNGEAYRWWTDIREDPHADLAAITWKRFKELLYTTYFPQSVKRKMERDLRSLRQGDRIVAEYEREFFRLLHCVSFVVRDDEDKARIFEVGLRPSIFRLV from the coding sequence ATGGTGGCAGGCGAGGAGCGAGACCGTATGATGGAGCGGCTGAATGAATTTCGGAGGTGCAATCCCCGCATCTTCTACGGGAAAAAGGCGGATCACTGGGTGGTAGAGAAATggctgatgcatatggagaagctatttcatAATACCTTTGTTGAGGAGCGAGACCGGGTTTGGTTCGCGACACACCATCTgaacggcgaggcctatcggtGGTGGACAGATATTCGTGAGGATCCCCACGCTGATTTAGCCGCTATTACATGGAAAAGGTTTAAAGAGTTGTTGTACACAACCTATTTCCCGCAAAGTgtgaagaggaagatggagagaGATCTGCGTAGTTTGCGACAGGGGGATAGGATTGttgccgagtacgagcgggagttttttCGGCTTTTGCATTGTGTTTCGTTTGTGGTTAGGGACGATGAGGATAAGGCCCGTatctttgaggtgggtttgcgaccGTCAATTTTCAGACTGGTTTAG